The following are encoded in a window of Flavobacterium psychrotrophum genomic DNA:
- a CDS encoding T9SS type B sorting domain-containing protein yields the protein MASGGEVTESITVTKPGAYTLIVTSNTTIASCPAQVEIIVRPVGPPEIISIDTFDWTEDNNGFTVNINNPEMYEYSIDNILFQESNTFTGLPTGIYTVYVRDRQQCSTVDARVALLYYPKYFTPNGDGYNETWRIEYSWFEIGMMTYIYDRYGKLITSLAPNSPGWDGTLNGHRLPATDYWFVVNRQDGRIYRGHFSLLR from the coding sequence ATGGCTTCCGGGGGAGAAGTTACAGAAAGTATTACGGTTACTAAACCGGGAGCTTATACATTGATTGTAACTTCAAATACAACTATAGCATCGTGTCCTGCCCAGGTAGAGATAATTGTAAGGCCCGTAGGACCTCCGGAAATTATTTCGATTGATACTTTTGACTGGACAGAAGACAATAACGGATTTACCGTTAATATTAATAATCCGGAGATGTATGAATATTCTATAGATAATATTCTTTTTCAGGAAAGTAACACATTTACGGGCCTTCCTACTGGTATTTATACCGTTTATGTGCGCGACAGGCAACAATGCAGTACAGTAGATGCAAGAGTTGCATTGCTTTACTATCCTAAATATTTTACCCCAAACGGTGACGGTTATAATGAAACATGGCGCATAGAATATTCCTGGTTTGAAATTGGCATGATGACCTATATTTATGACCGTTATGGCAAACTAATAACAAGCCTTGCACCAAATAGCCCCGGATGGGATGGTACTCTTAATGGGCATAGGTTGCCGGCCACAGATTACTGGTTTGTTGTAAACCGTCAGGATGGGCGCATTTACAGGGGACACTTCTCATTACTTCGATAA
- a CDS encoding acyl-CoA dehydrogenase codes for MDFQLTEEHLMIQQAARDFAQQELLPGVIERDEKQQFPHEQIKKMGELGFLGMMVDPKYGGSGLDTISYVLAMEEISKIDASASVVMSVNNSLVCWGLQTFGTEEQKQKYLTRLATGEVIGAFCLSEPEAGSDATSQKTTAVDMGDHYLLNGTKNWITNGSTADVYLVIAQTHTELRHKGINALIVEKGMPGFEIGAKEQKLGIRGSDTHSLMFTDVKVPKENRIGEDGFGFKFAMKTLAGGRIGIASQALGIAAGAYELALKYSKERKAFGKPICEHQAIAFKLADMAVSIEASRHLCLKAAWDKDNHHNYDISGAMAKLYASKTAMDVTIEAVQVHGGNGYVKEYHVERLMRDAKITQIYEGTSEIQKIVISRAILSE; via the coding sequence ATGGATTTTCAACTAACCGAAGAGCATCTGATGATACAACAAGCCGCGCGTGATTTTGCACAGCAGGAATTACTGCCCGGCGTTATAGAGCGTGACGAAAAACAGCAATTTCCGCATGAGCAGATAAAAAAAATGGGCGAGCTGGGCTTTCTCGGCATGATGGTAGATCCCAAATATGGAGGCAGCGGCCTAGACACTATTTCTTATGTACTGGCTATGGAAGAAATAAGTAAGATAGACGCATCGGCATCTGTAGTAATGTCTGTAAACAATTCTCTTGTATGCTGGGGCCTTCAAACGTTTGGTACTGAAGAGCAAAAGCAAAAATATCTTACACGCCTTGCAACCGGCGAAGTTATAGGCGCATTTTGCCTTAGCGAGCCTGAAGCGGGTTCTGATGCTACATCTCAAAAAACCACAGCCGTAGATATGGGTGACCATTACCTGCTTAACGGCACTAAAAACTGGATTACAAACGGCAGCACTGCCGATGTGTATCTTGTAATAGCACAAACACATACCGAACTGCGCCATAAAGGCATCAATGCGCTTATTGTAGAAAAAGGCATGCCGGGCTTTGAAATAGGCGCTAAAGAGCAAAAGCTGGGCATACGTGGCAGCGACACACACTCTTTAATGTTTACAGATGTAAAAGTACCCAAAGAAAACCGTATAGGCGAAGATGGATTTGGCTTTAAGTTTGCAATGAAAACACTTGCCGGCGGACGCATAGGTATTGCATCGCAGGCACTGGGCATAGCAGCAGGTGCTTATGAACTGGCACTTAAATACAGTAAAGAGCGTAAAGCATTTGGCAAACCAATTTGCGAACACCAGGCTATTGCCTTTAAACTTGCAGATATGGCCGTAAGCATAGAGGCATCGCGCCACCTGTGCCTTAAAGCAGCCTGGGATAAAGACAACCACCACAACTATGATATAAGCGGCGCTATGGCAAAACTATATGCAAGTAAGACTGCTATGGATGTAACCATAGAAGCGGTACAGGTACATGGCGGTAATGGCTATGTAAAAGAATACCATGTAGAGCGGCTTATGCGCGATGCCAAGATTACACAGATATACGAGGGCACCTCTGAAATACAAAAAATTGTAATATCAAGAGCTATCCTTTCAGAATAA
- the gldL gene encoding gliding motility protein GldL, which yields MALPQRVMNMAYGLGAAVVIIGALFKLMHWPGASGMLIAGLGVEALIFALSAFEPIHKDLDWSLVYPELAGGEAKEKKVTVKKEDPTAAQGLLSQKLDTLLKEAKIDGELMSSLGNSIKNFESAAKGIAPTVDAVASTKKYSEEMTSAAAQMEALNGLYKVQLDSAERNAAANKDIAENAAKLQQEMANMTKNIASLNSVYGGMLSAMGNRG from the coding sequence ATGGCACTACCACAAAGAGTTATGAACATGGCCTATGGTCTTGGAGCGGCGGTTGTAATCATCGGAGCACTATTTAAACTTATGCACTGGCCAGGTGCGAGCGGAATGCTTATTGCAGGTCTTGGTGTTGAAGCTTTGATCTTTGCTCTTTCTGCTTTCGAACCAATTCACAAAGATCTTGACTGGTCTTTAGTTTACCCTGAACTTGCAGGTGGTGAGGCTAAAGAGAAAAAAGTTACTGTTAAAAAAGAAGATCCTACTGCAGCGCAAGGCCTTCTTTCTCAAAAACTTGATACACTTCTAAAAGAAGCTAAAATTGATGGCGAGCTTATGTCTAGCCTTGGTAATAGCATCAAAAACTTTGAATCTGCTGCTAAAGGTATCGCTCCAACTGTAGATGCAGTTGCTTCTACTAAAAAATACAGCGAAGAAATGACTTCTGCTGCTGCACAAATGGAAGCTCTTAACGGTCTTTACAAAGTACAGTTAGACAGCGCTGAGCGTAATGCTGCTGCTAACAAAGATATCGCTGAGAACGCTGCTAAACTTCAGCAGGAAATGGCAAACATGACTAAAAACATTGCTTCACTAAACAGTGTTTATGGCGGTATGCTATCTGCAATGGGTAACAGGGGCTAA
- the gldK gene encoding gliding motility lipoprotein GldK, with amino-acid sequence MKKFIALTATLSLLISCGSSDRGELVGVRGKKWRPEKPYGMTLVPGGAYIMGKSDDDLANVQDAPTKTVTVRSFYMDETEITNSEYRQFVEWVKDSTMRTRLAILADEQGQTPGSGGIGEFAFKDQAAEGEEQSAYDKYMNENYWSLGTDDDPYAGRKLNHKAKLIKDPQKYPDEFYVEVMDSMYLPESESYNGLRTVDVSKLVFGYKWLDIQAAAKDKSTGNSRTKRSKYLRTEKVSVYPDTTVWIKDFAYSYNEPMHNDYFWHDAYGEYPVVGVSWGQAKAFCAWRTLNKNVYQKEKKRQQVNSFRLPTEAEWEYAARGGRQSGTFPWGGPYAKNDTGCFLANFKPNRGDYAADGALYTVEAQSFDPNDFNLYNMAGNVSEWTDASYDANAYEYVSTMNPTVSDLKNNRKVIRGGSWKDVAYFLQNGTRDWEYADSARSYIGFRTVQDFMGTQNTSNQ; translated from the coding sequence ATGAAGAAGTTCATTGCATTAACAGCAACTTTATCATTACTAATCAGCTGTGGCTCCAGTGACCGTGGAGAACTGGTAGGTGTTAGAGGAAAAAAGTGGAGGCCTGAAAAGCCTTATGGTATGACTTTAGTTCCCGGCGGCGCTTACATTATGGGTAAGTCTGACGACGATTTGGCTAACGTTCAGGATGCTCCTACTAAAACAGTAACTGTTCGCTCATTTTATATGGATGAAACAGAGATTACAAACAGCGAGTATCGCCAGTTTGTAGAGTGGGTTAAGGATTCTACTATGAGAACAAGGCTTGCTATACTTGCTGATGAGCAAGGCCAGACCCCGGGAAGTGGTGGTATTGGAGAATTTGCATTTAAAGATCAGGCAGCCGAAGGTGAAGAGCAGTCAGCGTATGATAAATACATGAATGAAAATTACTGGAGCCTTGGTACGGATGATGATCCGTATGCGGGTAGAAAGCTTAATCATAAAGCAAAACTTATAAAAGATCCGCAAAAATATCCGGATGAGTTTTATGTGGAGGTAATGGATTCAATGTACCTTCCTGAATCAGAGTCTTACAACGGGTTAAGGACTGTTGATGTTTCAAAACTTGTCTTTGGTTATAAGTGGCTGGATATTCAGGCTGCGGCAAAAGATAAATCTACGGGTAACAGCAGGACTAAGAGAAGTAAATACCTTAGGACTGAGAAAGTTTCTGTATATCCTGATACAACAGTTTGGATTAAAGACTTTGCTTATTCTTATAATGAGCCAATGCACAATGACTATTTTTGGCATGATGCATATGGTGAGTATCCTGTAGTTGGTGTTAGCTGGGGTCAGGCTAAGGCATTCTGCGCATGGAGAACGCTTAATAAGAATGTTTATCAAAAAGAAAAGAAAAGACAGCAGGTAAACTCGTTCCGTCTTCCTACAGAAGCTGAGTGGGAATATGCAGCAAGGGGTGGCAGGCAGTCAGGAACATTCCCTTGGGGTGGTCCGTATGCTAAAAATGATACAGGATGTTTCCTTGCAAACTTTAAGCCAAACAGGGGTGACTATGCTGCTGACGGTGCTTTGTATACTGTAGAGGCGCAGTCATTCGATCCTAATGATTTTAACCTGTACAATATGGCAGGTAACGTTTCTGAGTGGACAGACGCTTCTTATGATGCTAATGCTTATGAGTATGTTTCTACAATGAACCCTACGGTATCAGATCTTAAAAATAACCGTAAAGTTATTCGTGGAGGTTCTTGGAAAGATGTTGCTTATTTCCTTCAGAATGGTACAAGGGATTGGGAATATGCAGACTCTGCTAGGAGCTACATAGGTTTCAGGACTGTTCAGGATTTCATGGGTACTCAAAACACATCGAACCAATAA
- a CDS encoding sigma-54-dependent transcriptional regulator, whose protein sequence is MNPKILVVDDDTAFCVMLKTFLQKKGFDVVNAFSGAQAIEQLKEAAFDVMLTDIRLPDSDGLQLLKYIRENSLNASVILMTGYTDIKAAVNAMKLGAFDYVGKPINPDEILHIVGLALAKKQEKDSNGTAVPVTTTKAQVKAPAKSTVKSSFVKGASPISTELHEHIALVAPTNMSVLIIGDSGTGKEHIAKSIHDLSKRASKPYIAVDCGAIPKELASSEFFGHIKGSFTGAVNDKTGHFEAANGGTLFLDEVGNLSYEVQVQLLRALQERKIKPVGSNHEVNVDIRVVAATNEDLAEAVKRGDFREDLYHRLNEFCIRVPRLAERRQDIMMFANHFLETANNDLEKEISGFSSDVVQLFKSYDWPGNLREMKNTIKRAVLLERSDIITIEVLPQEMREPAQPVTQADEFGYIRGNEEEAIKKALEKANYNKSKAAKLLDIDRKTLYNKLKLYNIDL, encoded by the coding sequence ATGAATCCGAAAATCCTTGTTGTTGATGATGATACCGCTTTTTGCGTAATGCTTAAAACTTTTTTACAAAAAAAAGGTTTTGATGTGGTAAATGCATTTAGTGGGGCACAGGCTATTGAGCAGCTCAAAGAGGCAGCATTTGATGTAATGCTTACCGATATACGCCTGCCGGACAGCGACGGACTGCAACTTCTTAAATATATCAGGGAAAATTCGCTAAATGCAAGTGTTATCCTCATGACGGGATATACTGATATAAAAGCGGCAGTTAATGCGATGAAACTCGGCGCTTTTGATTATGTAGGAAAACCTATAAATCCTGATGAAATACTGCACATAGTAGGACTCGCGTTAGCTAAAAAACAGGAAAAAGATAGTAATGGTACAGCAGTACCGGTTACAACAACTAAAGCACAGGTTAAGGCACCGGCAAAATCTACGGTTAAATCATCTTTTGTAAAAGGTGCCAGCCCTATATCTACAGAGCTGCATGAGCATATTGCCCTTGTGGCGCCCACAAACATGTCTGTGCTTATTATAGGCGACAGCGGTACAGGAAAAGAACACATAGCAAAATCTATACACGACTTAAGCAAGCGTGCATCTAAGCCTTACATAGCTGTAGATTGTGGCGCTATACCAAAAGAGCTTGCCTCCAGCGAATTCTTTGGTCATATTAAAGGTTCTTTTACAGGAGCTGTTAATGATAAGACAGGGCACTTTGAAGCTGCAAATGGCGGTACATTGTTTCTGGATGAAGTAGGGAATCTTTCTTACGAAGTGCAGGTGCAATTGCTTCGTGCACTACAGGAGCGAAAAATAAAACCTGTAGGCAGTAACCATGAGGTTAATGTAGATATACGTGTAGTGGCTGCTACTAATGAAGATCTTGCTGAAGCTGTAAAACGCGGCGATTTTAGAGAGGACCTTTACCACAGGCTTAATGAGTTTTGCATACGTGTACCACGCCTTGCAGAGCGCAGGCAGGATATTATGATGTTTGCAAATCATTTTCTTGAAACCGCAAATAATGACCTTGAAAAAGAGATTTCTGGTTTTAGCAGTGATGTAGTACAGCTTTTTAAAAGCTATGACTGGCCCGGTAACCTGCGCGAAATGAAGAATACCATTAAACGTGCCGTACTTTTAGAACGCTCAGATATTATAACTATTGAAGTACTCCCTCAGGAAATGCGTGAACCCGCACAACCGGTAACCCAGGCAGATGAGTTTGGCTACATAAGAGGCAATGAGGAAGAGGCTATAAAAAAAGCACTTGAAAAAGCAAACTATAATAAATCTAAGGCGGCAAAGCTGTTAGATATAGATCGTAAAACGCTTTATAATAAGCTTAAGTTGTACAATATAGACCTTTAA
- the gldN gene encoding gliding motility protein GldN, with product MSRKFFSLAILFSLFATAGFAQSNLLNAKTPSEIGKKTAAQDSLDNDNPLPYGYVGDRDILLGRKVWEVIDLNQRINYPMYFPVDQNIGPDRRPLYDVLVSAIREGKITEVYDDSYFITKKSLKDIESSLAKIDTTNAGIDEMNSDIKAYKSGKKKISEEFVVRTDIKAIDVSGYEVLGYWYFDKRQGELKYRMLGIAPIVPDVFTMGKSEEEKEYIRIFWVYFPAARQVLHKAKAFNEKNSAMPITFDHLLNSRRFTGNIIREENVYGDRDIEKYLKEKSQMQLLEAERIKEKIRNFEQDMWNY from the coding sequence ATGAGTAGGAAGTTTTTTTCATTAGCTATTTTATTTAGCCTTTTTGCTACGGCAGGTTTTGCGCAGTCAAATCTTTTGAATGCCAAAACGCCAAGCGAAATTGGTAAAAAGACGGCAGCACAGGACTCGTTAGATAATGATAATCCGCTTCCTTACGGTTATGTAGGCGACAGGGATATACTATTAGGCAGGAAAGTATGGGAAGTTATTGACCTTAATCAAAGGATTAACTACCCAATGTATTTTCCGGTTGACCAGAATATTGGTCCTGACAGGAGGCCTCTTTATGATGTTCTAGTAAGTGCTATACGTGAAGGTAAAATAACTGAAGTATATGATGACAGTTATTTCATTACGAAGAAAAGTCTTAAAGATATTGAATCTTCATTAGCTAAAATAGATACTACTAATGCAGGTATTGATGAGATGAACTCTGATATTAAGGCTTATAAAAGTGGTAAAAAGAAAATTAGTGAGGAATTCGTAGTAAGAACTGATATTAAAGCTATTGATGTTTCAGGATACGAAGTATTAGGTTACTGGTATTTTGATAAGCGTCAGGGAGAACTTAAATATAGGATGCTTGGCATAGCTCCAATTGTTCCGGATGTGTTTACCATGGGTAAATCTGAGGAAGAAAAAGAGTATATCAGGATATTCTGGGTTTATTTCCCGGCTGCACGTCAGGTACTTCACAAAGCAAAAGCATTTAATGAAAAGAATTCTGCGATGCCTATTACTTTTGATCACCTTCTTAATTCAAGACGTTTTACTGGTAATATTATCAGGGAAGAGAACGTTTACGGAGACAGAGATATTGAAAAATACCTGAAAGAGAAGTCGCAAATGCAGCTTCTTGAGGCCGAAAGGATTAAAGAAAAAATACGTAATTTTGAGCAGGATATGTGGAATTACTAA
- a CDS encoding hybrid sensor histidine kinase/response regulator yields MAQTHKAVKYKVITGYLLIICAAVLSAWFVYTEIIKASRPNKLAEDNAKIIRVSNTIAALYSSEALGRTAILTLDKKKLRQYNKLTDSIAAQLDTIKSETEPSQRKKFDSIQLLLKRKKNSIAEISAFHKAYNKKDFFTDAVTSVNGTREEVWQKTKPVKITKKYDWNEDVKSILTPKQMDSLSKLPVSNDSLTQAFKSALKGVSYKNKRLAIELYHKEQKLLQENQIISDKLRTILTSIENDFIQKSYNEVAKTQNTLNNTVSKVAWVGAITLICLIILATIIIRDLGINQNYRRRLEVLNKENEQLLRTRSMLMATVTHDLQTPLGSIFGFHDLLKESGVSENQKHYLANIRESADYIMKLVNDLLDFSRLENNRITIEQIPFNVKHTIETACSALQPMAENKGIELNWDVEEVLDRNYISDPYRIKQVLTNLISNAIKFTGEGSVEVTAKIDGFDISISVLDTGIGIAPDKHENVFKEFTQAHSGIEKRFGGTGLGLTISKGIMGMLGGTIILESQEGQGSIFTITIPCIAARELAEDVTQPKVAASIKGKKILVVDDDTTHALLMKELLRNNGAVVTIEAHAPNVISLLELADFDVLLTDIQMPVMNGFTLVQNIRSHKNNRIAEMTVIALSGRRDLDDSYYIEKGFTAHQPKPVNMAALSAIIANRKDDFLTDMASEEIDSRLYDLQSLSQFTQNDPESLRIIIETFTESAVENCEELLQAARDNDDDRLARIAHKMIPMLRQMEVCSIAELLLPLEEGTLNLTSTVLLDYCKKICEKMSELCNLLQKEIA; encoded by the coding sequence ATGGCACAAACACACAAGGCAGTAAAATACAAGGTTATTACAGGTTACCTCTTAATTATTTGCGCAGCGGTACTCTCTGCCTGGTTTGTTTATACAGAGATAATTAAAGCATCCCGGCCAAATAAGCTTGCCGAAGACAACGCAAAAATAATAAGGGTAAGCAACACCATTGCTGCGCTATATTCATCCGAAGCACTGGGGCGTACAGCAATACTTACCTTAGATAAAAAAAAACTAAGGCAGTACAATAAACTTACTGACAGCATTGCGGCACAGCTAGACACTATAAAATCTGAAACAGAACCATCACAAAGAAAAAAGTTTGACAGCATACAACTACTTTTAAAGCGAAAAAAGAATAGTATTGCAGAGATAAGTGCTTTTCATAAAGCCTATAACAAAAAAGACTTTTTTACAGATGCCGTAACCTCTGTAAATGGTACACGTGAGGAGGTTTGGCAAAAAACCAAGCCTGTAAAGATTACAAAAAAATATGACTGGAATGAGGATGTAAAATCAATCCTTACACCAAAACAAATGGACTCCCTGAGTAAGCTGCCTGTAAGCAACGATTCGCTTACCCAAGCCTTTAAAAGTGCACTAAAAGGCGTAAGTTATAAAAACAAGCGACTGGCAATAGAACTATACCACAAAGAGCAAAAACTGCTACAGGAAAACCAGATCATATCAGATAAATTACGCACCATACTTACCTCTATAGAAAACGATTTTATACAAAAATCATATAACGAGGTTGCAAAAACACAAAATACGCTAAACAATACCGTTAGCAAAGTAGCCTGGGTAGGCGCAATTACCCTTATATGCCTCATTATACTTGCAACTATTATTATACGCGACCTGGGCATAAACCAGAACTACCGCCGCAGGCTCGAAGTGCTTAATAAAGAAAACGAACAGCTGCTGCGCACCCGCAGTATGCTTATGGCTACCGTAACGCACGACCTGCAAACCCCACTGGGCAGTATCTTTGGGTTTCATGACCTGCTAAAAGAATCGGGGGTATCTGAAAACCAAAAGCATTATCTGGCAAACATTCGCGAATCTGCAGATTATATCATGAAACTGGTTAATGACCTGCTTGATTTTTCGCGTCTCGAAAACAACAGGATTACTATAGAACAAATACCTTTTAATGTAAAGCATACCATTGAAACCGCCTGTAGCGCATTACAGCCCATGGCAGAGAATAAAGGCATAGAACTAAACTGGGATGTAGAAGAAGTTTTAGACCGAAACTACATTTCTGACCCTTACCGTATTAAGCAGGTATTAACTAACCTGATAAGTAATGCCATAAAGTTTACCGGAGAAGGATCTGTAGAAGTTACGGCAAAAATAGATGGATTCGACATAAGTATATCTGTACTGGATACCGGTATAGGTATTGCGCCAGATAAGCACGAAAATGTTTTTAAAGAGTTTACACAAGCGCACAGTGGCATTGAAAAAAGATTTGGAGGTACCGGCCTGGGCCTTACTATAAGCAAAGGTATTATGGGGATGCTTGGTGGCACCATTATACTTGAAAGCCAGGAAGGGCAGGGATCTATCTTTACCATTACAATACCGTGCATTGCAGCAAGAGAGCTCGCAGAAGATGTTACACAGCCAAAGGTTGCTGCATCTATCAAAGGTAAAAAAATCCTGGTAGTTGATGATGATACCACCCATGCCCTACTCATGAAAGAATTATTACGAAACAATGGTGCTGTAGTTACCATCGAAGCACATGCACCAAATGTTATAAGCCTTTTAGAACTGGCAGATTTTGATGTATTGCTAACCGATATCCAGATGCCGGTAATGAATGGTTTTACCTTAGTGCAAAACATACGCAGTCATAAAAATAACCGTATAGCAGAGATGACCGTTATAGCCTTATCTGGCAGGCGCGATCTTGATGATAGTTATTATATTGAAAAAGGATTTACTGCCCACCAGCCAAAGCCTGTAAACATGGCAGCCTTATCTGCAATTATTGCTAACAGAAAAGATGATTTTTTAACAGATATGGCTAGTGAGGAGATTGATAGCAGACTTTATGACTTACAAAGCCTTTCGCAGTTTACACAAAATGATCCTGAATCTTTGCGCATCATTATCGAAACCTTTACAGAAAGTGCAGTGGAAAATTGCGAAGAATTACTACAGGCAGCCAGGGATAATGACGATGACAGGCTGGCACGCATAGCACACAAAATGATACCCATGCTGCGGCAGATGGAAGTGTGCAGCATTGCCGAACTGCTTTTGCCACTGGAAGAAGGAACACTAAACCTTACCTCTACTGTCCTGCTGGACTATTGCAAAAAGATTTGCGAAAAAATGAGTGAACTTTGTAATTTATTACAAAAAGAAATTGCCTGA
- the gldM gene encoding gliding motility protein GldM, whose product MAGGKQTPRQKMVNLMYLVFIAMMALNMSKEVLSAFGLMNEQFESSNVEANKNNELMYGALAAKASESPSFKPALAIADKVKGVSAGFFKYIETLKGDITKEIEKENGKLPYEQMDKGDKIDEAWFSGDGYSKKGQEVVDAINKYKADMKAAIGNDVKFKSLIAEIDNKFSTADVKDGEGVTKKFLDYHYKGFPAIASLTKLSAMQNNVEVLEANVYNIALGKAALEQSSMKNYTALVVLDKNAYFEGEKVTGKVVLGRYDENTVPTSFDGPGKIENGQAVLGFNAAGVGEHDINGKFVFTEDGKSVPLPFKGNYVVVPQPKEATISADKMNVVYRGVDNPISVSVAGVGADKVKASAPGMRSGGGAGKFLLNPGSGTEVVVNVNAELPGGKSFSSKKVFRIKGIPAPTGKVRSETAAKGPKGSLQNSTVTAALEDFDFPVDVNVTQFNIKVPGQPTIVVSGNKLDSRAKAAVEKASRGDVIVISEIKAKFSGIEQAAKSVSTCTYEVQ is encoded by the coding sequence ATGGCAGGAGGAAAACAAACCCCAAGGCAAAAGATGGTTAACCTGATGTATCTGGTTTTCATCGCCATGATGGCCCTTAATATGTCAAAAGAGGTACTATCCGCTTTTGGCCTTATGAACGAACAGTTTGAATCTTCAAACGTAGAAGCGAACAAGAATAATGAGTTAATGTATGGGGCTTTAGCTGCTAAGGCTTCTGAGTCTCCATCATTTAAACCGGCACTTGCTATTGCTGATAAAGTAAAAGGTGTGTCTGCAGGTTTCTTTAAGTATATTGAAACTCTTAAGGGTGATATTACTAAGGAGATTGAAAAAGAAAATGGTAAATTACCATACGAGCAGATGGATAAAGGTGACAAAATCGACGAGGCTTGGTTCTCTGGAGATGGTTACTCTAAAAAAGGTCAGGAAGTTGTTGATGCAATCAACAAGTACAAGGCTGATATGAAAGCTGCTATTGGTAATGATGTTAAATTTAAGTCTCTAATTGCTGAGATCGATAATAAATTCAGCACAGCAGACGTTAAAGATGGTGAAGGCGTTACTAAGAAATTCCTTGATTATCACTATAAAGGTTTTCCTGCAATTGCTTCTCTAACTAAGCTTTCTGCTATGCAGAACAACGTTGAAGTTCTTGAGGCTAACGTATACAACATTGCTTTGGGTAAAGCAGCTCTTGAACAAAGTTCAATGAAGAATTATACAGCTCTTGTTGTTCTTGATAAAAATGCTTATTTCGAAGGCGAAAAAGTAACCGGTAAAGTTGTATTAGGACGTTATGACGAAAATACCGTTCCTACAAGTTTTGATGGTCCTGGTAAAATCGAAAATGGTCAGGCTGTTCTTGGTTTTAACGCTGCTGGTGTGGGTGAACATGATATTAACGGTAAATTTGTATTTACTGAAGATGGTAAATCTGTTCCACTTCCATTTAAAGGTAACTATGTTGTAGTTCCTCAGCCAAAAGAAGCTACTATCTCTGCAGATAAAATGAACGTTGTTTACCGTGGTGTAGACAACCCTATTTCAGTATCTGTTGCAGGTGTTGGTGCAGATAAAGTTAAAGCTTCTGCTCCGGGTATGCGTTCAGGTGGTGGTGCGGGTAAATTTTTACTTAATCCAGGCAGTGGTACTGAGGTTGTAGTAAATGTTAATGCTGAGCTTCCTGGTGGAAAATCATTTAGCTCTAAAAAAGTGTTCCGTATCAAGGGTATTCCGGCTCCAACAGGTAAAGTACGTAGCGAAACTGCTGCTAAAGGTCCTAAAGGTAGCCTTCAGAACTCAACAGTTACTGCGGCTCTTGAAGATTTCGATTTCCCTGTAGATGTTAATGTAACACAGTTTAACATTAAAGTTCCTGGCCAGCCTACTATTGTAGTTTCTGGTAACAAACTTGACTCTAGGGCTAAAGCTGCTGTTGAAAAAGCAAGCCGTGGAGATGTAATTGTAATCTCTGAAATCAAAGCTAAATTCTCTGGTATAGAGCAAGCAGCTAAGAGTGTTTCTACATGTACTTATGAAGTACAATAA
- a CDS encoding helix-turn-helix domain-containing protein, with amino-acid sequence MNVIGQRIKKLREEKGITQENMAIQLDVTQSNYGRLEKDDRRLNVVKLLKIVRILDVNLMYLFNGVIEQTSAQGSDAGLSQTNKEVYDILVESLRSEIQHLKEEVNFLRVIVRS; translated from the coding sequence ATGAATGTAATCGGCCAAAGAATTAAGAAATTACGGGAGGAAAAAGGAATTACCCAGGAAAACATGGCAATCCAGTTAGATGTTACCCAGAGCAACTACGGACGCCTTGAAAAAGACGACAGAAGGCTTAACGTTGTTAAACTTCTAAAAATCGTTAGAATACTTGATGTAAACCTTATGTACCTGTTTAATGGTGTAATTGAGCAAACAAGCGCACAGGGTTCTGACGCCGGCCTTAGCCAGACAAACAAAGAGGTATACGATATACTCGTAGAAAGCCTCAGATCAGAGATACAACACCTAAAAGAAGAAGTTAACTTCCTGAGGGTTATAGTTAGAAGTTAA